The Pyruvatibacter sp. HU-CL02332 genome includes a window with the following:
- a CDS encoding alpha/beta hydrolase, which yields MNAFETIKSQNARLTAPLPDGRKLGYSDTGDQTLPPVFYLHGFPGSRLEASFLTIEGARLIGIDRPGYGLSSPKRRRKLADFPKDVAALADHLGIDRFAVMGVSGGGPYAAACAHWLPDRVVAAALVCPLGPPEAPGMSQGRLKMLTNLARRPIARQALFGIGRAIVMDDNWMRRAAAYRAKQPRAEADKDLMKSDMSRLMLASWREAIGSGVAGMSSDSRIYGSPWGWRISEIQVPTYLWHGHADTVVPSSIGRYYAARVPDIEATFTEDDGHFSIVLNFKDEIIQKLISHL from the coding sequence ATGAACGCCTTCGAGACGATCAAGAGCCAGAATGCCCGGCTGACCGCTCCTCTGCCCGATGGCCGTAAACTTGGCTATTCCGATACCGGCGACCAGACCCTGCCGCCTGTCTTCTATCTGCATGGCTTTCCCGGGTCGCGGCTTGAGGCCTCTTTTCTGACCATCGAGGGCGCACGGCTGATTGGCATTGATCGCCCGGGCTATGGCCTTTCAAGCCCCAAGCGCCGCCGCAAGCTGGCGGATTTTCCAAAGGATGTTGCCGCGCTGGCGGACCATCTGGGCATAGACAGGTTTGCCGTCATGGGCGTGTCAGGCGGTGGACCTTATGCCGCCGCCTGCGCCCATTGGCTGCCGGACCGCGTGGTGGCGGCAGCACTCGTCTGCCCACTGGGACCACCAGAAGCGCCCGGCATGAGCCAGGGGCGGCTGAAGATGCTAACCAACCTCGCCCGTCGTCCCATTGCCCGCCAGGCGCTGTTTGGCATCGGGCGCGCCATTGTGATGGATGACAACTGGATGCGTCGCGCTGCTGCCTATCGGGCCAAGCAGCCGCGGGCCGAAGCCGACAAAGATCTCATGAAAAGCGACATGAGCCGCCTGATGCTGGCCAGCTGGCGGGAAGCGATCGGCAGCGGTGTTGCCGGCATGTCGAGTGACAGCCGCATCTATGGCAGCCCCTGGGGCTGGCGCATCTCCGAGATACAGGTGCCGACCTATTTGTGGCACGGCCATGCAGACACGGTCGTGCCCTCATCCATCGGCCGGTACTACGCCGCGCGGGTGCCGGACATCGAAGCCACCTTTACAGAAGATGACGGTCACTTCTCCATCGTGCTGAATTTCAAAGATGAGATCATTCAAAAACTGATCAGCCATCTTTAG
- the recG gene encoding ATP-dependent DNA helicase RecG: MTPPSTTSNAKAVPPKGRPEALFPLFADAVKLPGIGPRLQKLLEKLTGPKVVDLLWHLPVGLIDRRNRPHIIDAQPGVIATLEVTIGPHNAPPRGSRAPYRIPCTDETGEITLTFFHAREDYLRRTLPEGEKRVISGEVEAYGGQIQMTHPDHMLTLEDAAKLPPYEPVYPLTAGLSGKVLTKAILAGLERVPELPEWMDAAWARQQKYPHWHEAVKAVHQPDSPESVNPRHPARARLAYDEMLANQLALALVRARMKRSRGRPLSGDGTLRRRVEDALPFELTRGQRVAVAEIESDLKEPYRMLRLLQGDVGSGKTMVALMAMLVAVEAGAQAALMAPTEILARQHAKTLEPLCEAAGIRMAVLTGRDKGKARDAIVAAAEAGDIDILVGTHALFQGSVAFKDLAVAVVDEQHRFGVRERMELSSKGVAGTDVLVMTATPIPRTLQLTAYGDMDVSRLTEKPAGRKPIATRALPLERMDEVTSGLGRAISEGRQVYWVCPLVEESDVLDVAAAEERYAGLKASLGARVGMVHGRMKGPEREEVMTAFQAGEIDILVATTVIEVGVDVPNASIMVIEHAERFGLAQLHQLRGRVGRGSAASSCLLLYKTPLGEMAKKRIATLRDTEDGFVIAEEDLILRGAGEVLGTRQSGLPQFRLASLEAHADLIAAARDDVELILNKDPELETERGAALRVLLYLFERDEAIRYLRAG, encoded by the coding sequence ATGACCCCGCCGTCCACCACATCAAACGCCAAAGCCGTGCCCCCCAAGGGCCGCCCCGAGGCGCTGTTTCCGCTGTTCGCGGACGCCGTCAAGCTGCCCGGTATCGGCCCGCGCCTGCAAAAACTGCTGGAAAAGCTGACCGGTCCCAAGGTCGTGGACCTGCTATGGCACCTGCCGGTCGGGCTGATTGATCGCCGCAACCGTCCGCACATCATTGACGCGCAGCCCGGCGTGATTGCCACTCTTGAGGTCACGATCGGGCCGCATAACGCGCCGCCGCGCGGCAGTCGTGCGCCCTACCGGATTCCGTGTACGGATGAGACCGGTGAAATCACCCTCACTTTCTTTCATGCCCGCGAAGACTATCTGCGCCGCACGCTGCCGGAAGGCGAAAAACGCGTCATCTCCGGCGAGGTCGAGGCCTATGGCGGTCAGATACAGATGACCCATCCTGACCACATGCTGACGCTGGAAGATGCGGCAAAGCTGCCGCCCTATGAGCCGGTCTATCCGTTGACCGCAGGCCTCTCCGGCAAGGTGCTGACCAAGGCCATTCTGGCAGGCCTGGAGCGAGTGCCGGAATTGCCTGAGTGGATGGATGCAGCCTGGGCGCGACAGCAGAAATATCCCCATTGGCATGAGGCGGTTAAGGCGGTCCATCAACCAGACAGTCCCGAGTCAGTTAATCCGCGTCACCCTGCGCGTGCGCGCCTGGCCTATGACGAGATGCTGGCCAACCAGTTGGCGCTGGCGCTGGTGCGTGCCCGAATGAAGCGCAGCCGTGGCCGGCCGCTGTCCGGTGACGGGACATTGCGGCGCAGGGTTGAAGATGCCCTCCCCTTCGAGCTTACCCGTGGCCAGCGTGTGGCCGTGGCGGAAATCGAGTCAGACCTCAAAGAGCCCTACCGGATGCTGCGATTGCTGCAGGGTGACGTTGGCTCGGGCAAAACCATGGTGGCGCTCATGGCCATGCTGGTGGCCGTTGAAGCAGGCGCACAGGCGGCCTTGATGGCGCCAACCGAAATCCTCGCTCGCCAGCATGCCAAGACACTTGAGCCACTTTGCGAAGCAGCGGGCATCCGCATGGCCGTGCTGACCGGACGTGACAAGGGCAAGGCGCGCGACGCCATTGTGGCTGCAGCTGAAGCCGGAGACATAGACATCCTCGTGGGCACCCACGCTCTCTTTCAGGGAAGCGTGGCGTTCAAGGACCTGGCCGTTGCGGTGGTGGATGAGCAGCATCGCTTCGGCGTTCGCGAACGCATGGAACTGTCGTCCAAGGGCGTGGCCGGAACGGATGTGCTGGTGATGACGGCGACACCGATACCCCGCACCCTTCAGCTCACAGCCTATGGCGACATGGACGTCTCCCGCCTGACGGAAAAACCCGCGGGCCGCAAACCCATCGCGACGCGTGCCCTGCCGCTTGAACGTATGGATGAAGTCACGTCCGGCCTTGGCCGCGCCATCAGCGAGGGCCGCCAGGTCTATTGGGTATGCCCCCTCGTCGAAGAATCCGATGTGCTGGACGTTGCTGCCGCAGAAGAACGCTATGCCGGCCTCAAGGCGTCGCTCGGTGCGCGGGTCGGCATGGTCCATGGCCGCATGAAAGGCCCGGAACGCGAAGAGGTCATGACCGCGTTTCAGGCAGGTGAGATCGATATTCTAGTGGCCACAACCGTGATCGAAGTCGGCGTCGATGTGCCCAATGCCTCGATCATGGTGATTGAACATGCGGAACGTTTTGGCCTCGCCCAGCTCCACCAGCTGCGGGGCCGTGTCGGCCGTGGGTCTGCCGCATCAAGCTGCCTGCTGCTCTACAAGACGCCTTTGGGAGAGATGGCCAAGAAACGCATCGCCACCCTGCGCGATACTGAAGACGGATTTGTCATCGCGGAAGAAGACCTGATCCTGCGCGGCGCTGGCGAAGTTCTGGGAACACGTCAGTCCGGGCTGCCTCAATTCCGACTGGCCTCTCTGGAAGCCCATGCGGACCTCATTGCTGCTGCCAGAGATGATGTGGAGCTCATCCTCAACAAGGACCCCGAACTTGAGACAGAACGCGGTGCCGCGTTGCGCGTGCTGCTCTATCTGTTTGAGCGCGACGAAGCGATCCGCTACTTGCGCGCCGGGTAG
- a CDS encoding succinate dehydrogenase assembly factor 2 produces MTDNTPSYESSNLDDDARRRRIKFRAWHRGIKENDLILGTFADAYVEELTTDDLTDFERLMEAPDQDVYGWISNTKPVPDEYKTNLMTRLQSHIVPQRTRLER; encoded by the coding sequence ATGACCGACAACACGCCTTCATATGAGTCTTCAAACCTCGACGACGACGCCCGTCGCCGCCGGATCAAGTTCCGTGCGTGGCACCGTGGCATCAAGGAGAATGACCTTATCCTTGGGACATTCGCTGACGCCTACGTCGAAGAATTGACCACGGATGACCTCACGGATTTCGAGCGGCTCATGGAAGCGCCGGATCAGGACGTCTATGGGTGGATATCGAACACCAAGCCTGTTCCTGACGAATACAAGACCAATCTGATGACGCGGCTCCAGTCTCACATCGTGCCACAACGCACACGGCTTGAACGCTAG